A region from the Triticum urartu cultivar G1812 chromosome 1, Tu2.1, whole genome shotgun sequence genome encodes:
- the LOC125539936 gene encoding WRKY transcription factor 28-like: MHHSMSGSAAAGGEDLGGGQFYGDHPPADDGFFQSRSACGGEGDGGVTPSVYSSITDYLQGLLDPAELARHLDAPPCYPAMRDVIGETATPVTPNSSTSGEAAGAESHGCKRGSPVPEEGDEDGSADHHNHRSDEKEQKKKGKGEKKARGSRVAFATKSEVDHLDDGYRWRKYGQKAVKNSSFPRSYYRCTAAQCGVKKLVERSQQDPSTVVTTYEGRHGHPSPLAAHRGSRMIMATGADTAYSLAALQHQQHGFFPAGADVYGRMCIQPTTAVSPSLAHRLSEYGGMEVHADRLPDAVVHYQSRHH; the protein is encoded by the exons ATGCACCACTCCATGTCCGGGTCAGCAGCAGCAGGCGGAGAAGACCTCGGCGGCGGCCAGTTCTACGGCGACCATCCGCCTGCCGACGACGGCTTCTTCCAGAGTCGTTCGGCGTGCGGCGGTGAAGGCGATGGTGGTGTCACGCCGTCGGTCTACTCCAGCATCACCGACTACCTGCAGGGGCTCCTCGACCCCGCGGAGCTCGCCAGGCACCTGGACGCGCCTCCGTGCTACCCGGCGATGAGAGACGTGATCGGCGAGACGGCGACCCCGGTCACGCCCAACTCGTCGacgtccggcgaggcggcgggggcTGAGTCCCACGGATGCAAGAGAGGCAGTCCGGTGCCGGAGGAGGGAGACGAGGACGGATCGGCTGATCATCACAACCACAG GAGCGACGAGAAGGagcagaagaagaaggggaaGGGGGAGAAGAAGGCGCGCGGCTCCCGTGTGGCCTTCGCAACCAAGAGCGAGGTCGACCACCTCGACGATGGCTACCGCTGGCGCAAGTATGGCCAGAAGGCCGTCAAGAACAGTTCTTTCCCAAG GAGCTACTACCGGTGCACGGCTGCGCAGTGTGGGGTGAAGAAGCTGGTGGAGCGGTCGCAGCAGGACCCTTCCACGGTTGTCACCACCTACGAGGGCCGCCACGGGCACCCAAGCCCCCTCGCCGCCCACCGTGGCTCAAGGATGATAATGGCCACCGGCGCCGACACTGCCTACTCGCTTGCCGCGCTCCAACATCAGCAACATGGCTTTTTTCCAGCCGGTGCCGACGTCTATGGGCGCATGTGCATACAGCCCACTACCGCCGTCTCTCCGTCGCTGGCACACAGATTGTCGGAGTACGGTGGCATGGAAGTGCATGCCGATCGCCTTCCCGATGCCGTGGTGCACTATCAGTCTAGGCATCATTAA
- the LOC125539945 gene encoding WRKY transcription factor 71-like, which produces MSGSAAAGGEDHGAGQLYGNHRHAADGGDVLGNNVFFQSHSACAGGDDGGVIPSTYSSITDYLQGLLDPAELARHLDAPPYFPAPGDVIGEAATPVTPNSSTSGEATGAESHGCKRGSPSPEEGDEDGSADHGSCRSEKKKMKEGKREKKPRGSRVAFATKSAVDHLDDGYRWRKYGQKAVKNSSFPRSYYRCTAAQCGVKKLVERSQQDPSTVVTTYEGRHAHPSPIATHRGSRMLMATGVDTVYSLDVLQHQHHGFFPAGTDVYGRMYALPSTDASVVAHRSSEYGGMQVHAGVLPDAVMSYEHVHR; this is translated from the exons ATGTCCGGATCAGCAGCAGCAGGCGGAGAAGACCACGGCGCCGGTCAGCTCTACGGCAACCATCGGCATGCCGCCGACGGCGGCGACGTACTGGGGAACAACGTCTTCTTCCAGAGTCATTCGGCGTGTGCCGGTGGGGACGATGGTGGTGTCATCCCGTCGACCTACTCCAGCATCACCGACTACCTGCAGGGGCTCCTCGACCCCGCGGAGCTCGCCAGGCACCTGGACGCGCCTCCGTACTTCCCGGCGCCGGGAGATGTGATCGGCGAGGCAGCGACTCCAGTCACGCCCAACTCGTCGACGTCCGGCGAGGCGACGGGGGCCGAGTCCCACGGGTGCAAGAGAGGCAGTCCATCGCCGGAGGAGGGGGACGAGGATGGATCGGCCGATCATGGCAGCTGCAG GAgcgagaagaagaagatgaaggaggggaagagggagaagaagccgCGTGGGTCCCGTGTGGCATTCGCAACCAAGAGTGCGGTCGACCACCTCGACGACGGCTATCGCTGGCGCAAGTACGGCCAGAAGGCAGTCAAGAACAGCTCCTTCCCAAG GAGCTACTACCGGTGCACGGCGGCGCAGTGCGGGGTGAAGAAGCTGGTGGAGCGGTCACAGCAGGACCCGTCCACGGTCGTCACCACTTACGAGGGTCGCCACGCGCACCCGAGCCCCATCGCCACCCACCGTGGCTCGCGCATGCTAATGGCCACTGGTGTCGACACTGTCTACTCACTCGACGTGCTCCAGCATCAACATCATGGATTTTTCCCGGCCGGTACCGACGTCTATGGGCGCATGTACGCACTGCCCAGTACCGACGCCTCGGTGGTGGCACACCGGTCGTCCGAGTACGGTGGCATGCAGGTGCATGCCGGTGTTCTTCCCGATGCCGTGATGAGTTATGAGCATGTTCATCGTTAA